From the Hymenobacter yonginensis genome, one window contains:
- a CDS encoding DUF6370 family protein: MKPFLTSLLLAFATTTAAYAQAPAAAMATPDKTKEVLLVDASCGQCRLGLKGKDCDLAIRLNGKAYFVDGTTIDSHGDAHANNGFCNTVRKAEVQGEIVDNRFKATYFQLLPETTKAK; the protein is encoded by the coding sequence ATGAAACCCTTCCTGACCTCTCTGCTGCTGGCCTTCGCCACCACCACTGCCGCCTACGCGCAGGCGCCAGCCGCCGCTATGGCCACGCCCGACAAAACCAAGGAAGTGCTGCTGGTCGACGCTTCATGCGGGCAGTGCCGCCTGGGCCTGAAGGGCAAGGACTGCGACCTGGCCATCCGGCTGAACGGCAAAGCCTATTTCGTGGACGGCACCACTATCGACTCGCACGGCGACGCCCACGCCAACAACGGCTTCTGCAACACCGTGCGCAAGGCCGAAGTGCAGGGCGAAATCGTGGACAACCGGTTCAAAGCCACCTACTTTCAGCTGCTGCCGGAAACCACCAAGGCCAAATAG
- a CDS encoding LytR/AlgR family response regulator transcription factor, giving the protein MTVLLLEDEYPAAERLQRQLLQAAPEAQVLALLDSVAATLQWLDNNPAPDLILSDIQLADGLSLEVFEQAVVRSPVIFTTAYDAYAIRAFRANSVDYLLKPVKLLELQAALAKLREWRTATAPTPPAQRLEHLLDSLPRAERPYKTRFLVRHGEQLLPLPATQVAWFQSRHETTTLVAQDGRRFVVDYTLEQLESLLDPRQFFRLNRQFLAQLPAVQRLHPHFNGKLLLELHPAPSEEVLVSREKAGALKQWLEG; this is encoded by the coding sequence ATGACCGTTCTGCTGCTTGAAGACGAATACCCGGCGGCCGAGCGGCTGCAGCGGCAGCTGCTGCAGGCCGCGCCCGAAGCCCAGGTGCTGGCCTTGCTCGACAGCGTGGCGGCCACCCTGCAATGGCTGGACAACAACCCCGCGCCCGACCTGATTCTGAGCGACATCCAGTTGGCCGACGGCCTCAGCCTGGAGGTGTTCGAGCAGGCCGTGGTGCGCAGCCCGGTCATCTTCACAACGGCCTACGACGCTTACGCCATCCGGGCCTTCCGGGCGAATAGCGTGGATTACCTGCTGAAGCCGGTGAAGCTGCTGGAGCTGCAGGCGGCACTGGCCAAGCTGCGCGAGTGGCGCACGGCCACCGCGCCCACCCCGCCGGCCCAGCGCCTGGAGCACCTCCTCGACAGTTTGCCGCGGGCCGAACGGCCGTACAAAACCCGCTTCCTGGTGCGCCACGGCGAGCAGCTGCTGCCCCTGCCCGCCACCCAGGTGGCCTGGTTCCAGAGCCGCCACGAAACCACCACCCTCGTAGCCCAGGACGGCCGCCGCTTCGTGGTCGACTACACGCTGGAGCAGCTGGAAAGCCTCCTCGACCCGCGCCAGTTTTTCCGCCTCAACCGCCAGTTTCTGGCCCAGCTGCCCGCAGTGCAACGCCTGCACCCGCACTTCAACGGCAAGCTGCTGCTGGAGCTGCACCCCGCCCCTAGCGAGGAAGTGCTGGTAAGCCGCGAGAAGGCTGGGGCGCTGAAGCAGTGGCTGGAGGGCTGA
- a CDS encoding dipeptidyl-peptidase 3 family protein codes for MKRTQVSVAALLLASQLVGGCATTASTTTTPTTAVGNATTEAVSQLGAAAAVVQEAPVAPASAAVPAAPPFQVVAEQFADLRVLRYQVPGFETLEPQQKELLYYLYEAALSGREIIYDQNYRHNLRVLRTIQAVWTANEQRRTASTNPRELDQATKFATYAKRVWFSNGIHHHYSTRKMLPECTPAYFRELIFAVDAKQLPLEPSESVTKFLGAMTTILFDPAVAPKRVNQEAGKDLVKTSAMNFYQGVSQTEVEAYYKRKINTQDPQPISYGLNSRLVKDKQGQLQERKWMTDGLYDKALSQVVFWLNKAVEVAENPEQKLALQKLVKFYQTGDLKVWDEYNIAWVHDTKSRTDVVNGFIEVYGDPLGYRASYESVVSFKDLEATKRIQAIGDEAQWFEDNSPIKPEHKKQNVVGITAKVITAVVEAGDAAPATPIGINLPNATWIRKEHGSKSVNLGNIVDAYGAADAGGMLDEFAYDEAEMQRARQFAGMAGKLHTDMHEVIGHASGQINKGVGTPKETLKSYASALEEARADLVALYYLPDAKLVQLGVVPAGGELAKAEYDNYIRNGLMTQLVRLQPGETVEEAHMRNRQMVAKWAFEKGQKDKVVEKVTRDGKTYFRVNDYEKLRGLFGQLLRELQRITSEGDYAAGKALIETYGVKVDPVLHKEVLARYAKLNIAPYAGFIQPKLVPVLTNGRITDVKVEYPTDFAQQMLEYGRKYRLLPNYN; via the coding sequence ATGAAGCGTACCCAAGTTTCTGTAGCGGCCTTGTTGCTGGCCAGCCAGTTGGTGGGCGGCTGTGCCACCACAGCCAGCACCACCACTACCCCCACCACTGCCGTCGGCAATGCGACTACTGAGGCCGTGAGCCAGCTGGGCGCGGCCGCCGCAGTGGTCCAGGAGGCGCCGGTCGCGCCGGCTTCGGCTGCCGTGCCGGCTGCCCCGCCGTTTCAGGTGGTGGCCGAGCAGTTTGCCGATCTGCGCGTGCTGCGCTACCAGGTGCCCGGCTTCGAGACACTGGAGCCTCAGCAAAAAGAGCTGCTCTACTACCTGTATGAGGCGGCGCTGAGCGGGCGCGAAATCATCTACGACCAGAACTACCGCCACAACCTGCGCGTGCTGCGCACCATTCAGGCCGTGTGGACGGCCAACGAGCAGCGCCGCACCGCCAGCACCAACCCGCGCGAGCTGGACCAGGCCACCAAGTTTGCCACCTACGCCAAGCGCGTGTGGTTCTCGAACGGCATCCACCACCACTACAGCACCCGCAAGATGCTGCCCGAGTGCACGCCGGCCTACTTCCGGGAGCTGATTTTTGCCGTCGATGCCAAGCAGCTGCCGCTGGAGCCCAGCGAGAGCGTGACGAAGTTTCTGGGCGCGATGACGACCATCCTGTTCGACCCCGCGGTGGCGCCCAAGCGCGTCAACCAGGAGGCCGGCAAAGATTTGGTGAAGACCTCGGCCATGAACTTCTACCAGGGCGTGAGCCAGACCGAGGTGGAAGCCTACTACAAGCGCAAAATCAACACCCAGGACCCGCAGCCCATTTCCTACGGCCTCAACTCGCGCCTCGTGAAAGACAAGCAGGGCCAGCTGCAGGAGCGCAAATGGATGACCGACGGCCTCTACGACAAGGCCCTCTCGCAGGTGGTGTTCTGGCTGAACAAGGCCGTGGAAGTGGCCGAAAACCCCGAGCAGAAGCTGGCCCTGCAGAAGCTGGTGAAGTTCTACCAGACCGGCGACCTGAAGGTGTGGGACGAGTACAACATTGCCTGGGTGCACGACACCAAAAGCCGCACCGACGTGGTAAACGGCTTTATTGAAGTGTACGGCGACCCGCTCGGCTACCGCGCCAGCTACGAGTCGGTGGTGTCGTTCAAGGACCTGGAGGCCACCAAGCGCATTCAGGCCATCGGCGACGAGGCCCAGTGGTTCGAGGACAACTCGCCCATCAAGCCCGAGCACAAAAAGCAGAACGTGGTGGGCATCACGGCCAAGGTGATTACGGCCGTGGTGGAAGCCGGCGACGCCGCCCCCGCCACGCCCATCGGCATCAACCTGCCCAACGCCACCTGGATCCGCAAAGAGCACGGCTCGAAGTCGGTGAACCTGGGCAACATCGTGGACGCTTACGGTGCTGCCGATGCGGGCGGGATGCTGGATGAGTTTGCCTACGACGAAGCCGAAATGCAGCGCGCCCGGCAGTTTGCGGGCATGGCCGGCAAGCTCCACACCGACATGCACGAGGTTATCGGGCACGCCTCGGGCCAGATCAACAAAGGCGTGGGCACACCCAAGGAAACCCTGAAAAGCTACGCCTCGGCCCTGGAAGAAGCCCGCGCCGACCTCGTGGCCCTCTACTACCTGCCCGATGCCAAGCTGGTGCAGCTGGGCGTGGTGCCGGCCGGCGGCGAGCTAGCCAAGGCCGAGTACGACAACTACATCCGCAACGGCCTGATGACCCAGCTGGTGCGCCTGCAGCCCGGCGAAACCGTGGAGGAAGCCCACATGCGCAACCGCCAGATGGTGGCCAAGTGGGCCTTCGAGAAAGGCCAGAAAGATAAGGTGGTGGAGAAAGTGACCCGCGACGGCAAGACCTACTTCCGCGTGAACGACTACGAGAAGCTACGCGGCCTGTTCGGGCAGCTGCTGCGGGAGCTGCAGCGCATCACCAGCGAAGGCGACTACGCCGCCGGCAAGGCCCTCATTGAAACCTACGGCGTGAAGGTAGACCCCGTGCTGCACAAAGAGGTGCTGGCCCGCTATGCCAAGCTCAACATCGCGCCCTACGCCGGCTTCATCCAGCCCAAGCTGGTGCCGGTGCTGACCAACGGCCGCATCACGGACGTGAAGGTGGAATACCCCACCGACTTCGCCCAGCAGATGCTGGAATACGGCCGCAAGTACCGCCTGCTTCCGAACTACAACTAG
- a CDS encoding sensor histidine kinase — translation MPLPADRPAAFLNDRWFLLLGIPTLALLVLLPRGLLQVPSVPEALGAWVVSLGITTTFWLAGRQLWRLLLRRFPRVEQTTRRLWWLAVINTSITAVVTLGIGLLAAWAQGGQLTGRGFLAEFGLNMVPTVVVQLIYESWHLFQQWKQNLRRAEQLQSAGIRSQLEALQSQLDPHFLFNSLNTLSALVEPENEAAQQFLEQLSDVYRYVLLARDKPTVPLGEELAFVDTYLALHKTRFRDNLRVTTTVPATLHTRQVAPLSVQLLVENALKHNVASREHALELRIGVDAGQQFLVVENTLRPRTAGLAPGTGTGLRNVRHRYELLQAAAPVTVSAADGWFRVQLPLLNG, via the coding sequence ATGCCGCTTCCCGCCGACCGCCCCGCTGCCTTCCTGAACGACCGGTGGTTTCTGCTGCTCGGCATCCCGACGCTGGCCTTGCTGGTGCTGCTGCCGCGGGGGCTGCTGCAGGTGCCCTCCGTGCCAGAGGCGCTGGGCGCCTGGGTGGTGTCGCTGGGCATTACCACCACGTTCTGGCTGGCGGGCCGGCAGCTGTGGCGGCTGCTGCTCCGGCGGTTTCCGCGCGTCGAGCAGACCACGCGGCGGCTGTGGTGGCTGGCCGTCATCAACACGTCAATCACGGCCGTCGTCACGCTGGGCATCGGGCTGCTGGCGGCGTGGGCGCAGGGCGGGCAGCTCACGGGGCGCGGCTTCCTGGCGGAGTTCGGGCTGAATATGGTGCCCACGGTGGTAGTGCAGCTGATTTATGAGAGCTGGCACCTGTTTCAACAGTGGAAGCAGAATCTGCGCCGCGCCGAGCAGCTGCAGAGCGCCGGCATCCGAAGCCAGCTCGAAGCCCTGCAAAGCCAGCTCGACCCGCACTTCCTGTTCAACTCCCTGAACACGCTGTCGGCACTGGTGGAGCCCGAAAACGAAGCGGCGCAGCAGTTTCTGGAGCAGCTTTCGGATGTGTACCGCTACGTGCTGCTGGCCCGCGACAAGCCCACGGTGCCGCTCGGCGAGGAATTGGCCTTCGTGGATACCTACCTAGCCCTGCACAAAACCCGCTTCCGCGACAACCTGCGCGTAACCACCACCGTGCCGGCCACGCTGCACACCCGGCAGGTGGCGCCGCTGAGCGTGCAGCTGCTGGTGGAAAACGCCCTCAAGCACAACGTAGCCTCGCGTGAGCATGCGCTGGAGCTGCGCATTGGAGTGGATGCCGGGCAGCAATTTCTGGTGGTGGAAAACACGCTACGCCCCCGCACCGCCGGCCTCGCGCCCGGCACCGGCACCGGCCTGCGCAACGTGCGCCACCGCTACGAGCTGCTGCAGGCCGCCGCCCCCGTAACCGTATCAGCCGCCGACGGCTGGTTCCGGGTGCAGCTGCCGTTGTTGAATGGGTGA
- a CDS encoding alpha/beta fold hydrolase → MSAFQLLFRQLLVVFGLLLLATPTAIAQQRAGRLTNGPTALLTSDSVQLYVRVAGQGTPCVFVHGGPGAGSYSFEKLGGNRLEDKLRLIYYDQRGSGRSGSPRRPNYSMARMVQDLEELRQQLRLERWVLMAHSFGGTIATAYATQYPQRVQALVLVNAVLNPPASLESMVQYGTTLLPAAAQPNPGLPMMQRVGMVMGALQQQKLAWQLQFSADSLAARASRVSRSVPANPDFGTQVFSGQLPDYGQDFVPATAQLRMPVLNIVGQDDRTTGAAPGTFRFPKQQTVVLPGKHNSFLEQPAAFRQAVVSFVQKLPR, encoded by the coding sequence ATGTCTGCTTTCCAACTCCTGTTTCGCCAGTTACTGGTGGTTTTCGGCCTGCTCCTGCTTGCTACCCCAACCGCCATAGCCCAGCAGCGGGCCGGCCGGCTCACCAACGGCCCCACTGCTTTGCTCACCTCCGATTCGGTGCAGCTGTACGTGCGGGTGGCGGGCCAGGGGACGCCGTGCGTGTTTGTGCACGGCGGACCGGGGGCCGGCAGCTATTCGTTTGAGAAGCTGGGCGGCAACCGCCTTGAAGACAAGCTGCGCCTGATCTACTACGACCAGCGCGGCAGTGGCCGCTCCGGCAGCCCTCGGCGGCCCAACTACAGCATGGCGCGCATGGTGCAGGATCTGGAAGAGCTGCGGCAGCAGCTGAGGCTGGAGCGCTGGGTGCTGATGGCCCACTCATTCGGGGGTACCATTGCCACGGCCTACGCCACGCAGTATCCGCAGCGGGTGCAGGCCCTGGTGCTGGTGAATGCCGTGCTGAACCCGCCGGCTTCGCTGGAAAGCATGGTGCAGTACGGCACCACCCTGCTGCCGGCCGCCGCCCAGCCCAACCCCGGCCTGCCGATGATGCAGCGCGTGGGCATGGTGATGGGCGCGCTGCAGCAGCAGAAACTGGCCTGGCAGCTGCAGTTTTCCGCCGACTCGCTGGCTGCCCGCGCCAGCCGCGTGAGCCGCAGCGTGCCCGCCAACCCCGATTTCGGCACCCAGGTGTTCAGCGGCCAGCTGCCCGACTACGGCCAGGATTTCGTGCCTGCCACTGCCCAGCTCCGCATGCCCGTGCTCAACATTGTGGGCCAGGACGACCGCACCACGGGCGCCGCGCCCGGCACCTTCCGTTTCCCAAAGCAGCAGACGGTGGTGCTGCCCGGCAAGCACAATTCGTTTCTGGAGCAGCCGGCGGCCTTCCGGCAGGCCGTGGTTAGCTTCGTGCAGAAGCTACCGCGCTAA
- the menB gene encoding 1,4-dihydroxy-2-naphthoyl-CoA synthase: MSEQITWTPIKEFREILFTQHGGIAKISINRPQVHNAFTPLTVQEMIEAMRICQDRTDIGVIILTGEGGKAFCSGGDQSVRGHGGYVGEDTVPRLNVLELQKIIRSIPKPVVAMVAGWAIGGGHVLHVVCDLSIAAENARFGQTGPNVGSFDGGFGASYLARVVGQKKAREIWFLCDQYDAQEALDMGLVNKVVPLDKLEETTVAWCHKILQKSPLALRMLKSSFNAELDGQAGIQELAGNATLLYYLSEEAKEGRNAFIEKRQPDFSKYPKFP; encoded by the coding sequence ATGTCAGAGCAAATCACCTGGACTCCGATTAAGGAGTTCCGCGAAATCCTCTTCACCCAGCACGGAGGCATCGCCAAAATCAGCATCAACCGCCCGCAGGTGCACAACGCCTTCACGCCCCTCACGGTGCAGGAGATGATTGAGGCCATGCGCATCTGCCAGGACCGCACCGACATCGGCGTTATCATCCTGACGGGTGAGGGCGGCAAGGCCTTCTGCTCGGGCGGCGACCAGAGCGTGCGCGGCCACGGCGGCTACGTAGGCGAGGACACCGTGCCCCGCCTAAACGTGCTGGAGCTCCAGAAAATCATCCGCTCCATCCCGAAGCCAGTGGTGGCCATGGTGGCGGGCTGGGCCATCGGGGGCGGCCACGTGCTGCACGTGGTCTGCGACCTGAGCATTGCCGCCGAAAACGCCCGTTTCGGCCAGACCGGCCCCAACGTGGGTTCGTTCGACGGCGGCTTCGGTGCCTCCTACCTCGCCCGCGTGGTGGGCCAGAAGAAGGCCCGCGAAATCTGGTTCCTCTGCGACCAGTACGACGCGCAGGAAGCCCTCGACATGGGCCTCGTAAACAAAGTGGTGCCGCTGGACAAGCTGGAGGAAACCACCGTGGCCTGGTGCCACAAAATCCTGCAGAAAAGCCCGCTGGCGCTGCGCATGCTCAAATCCAGCTTCAACGCCGAGTTGGATGGCCAAGCCGGGATTCAGGAGCTGGCCGGCAACGCCACGCTGCTCTATTACCTCTCGGAGGAAGCCAAGGAAGGCCGCAACGCCTTCATCGAGAAGCGCCAGCCCGACTTCTCCAAGTATCCGAAGTTCCCATAA
- a CDS encoding ABA4-like family protein yields MPLTPDSLFAFANPVALLGWALLVLAPRWRVTRWLVLSGVWPLLLAVAYALLIGGHYLGPHATDGGFNSLAEVAALFRNPWALLAGWVHYLCFDLSVGIWESLDARRRGVPHLLLVPCLLLTFLFGPVGLLLYAVVRRFYAAPAPAASTSLSASL; encoded by the coding sequence ATGCCCCTCACTCCCGACTCCCTGTTTGCCTTCGCCAACCCTGTAGCGCTGCTGGGCTGGGCCCTGCTGGTGCTGGCGCCGCGCTGGCGCGTCACGCGCTGGCTGGTGCTTAGCGGAGTGTGGCCGCTGCTGCTGGCCGTGGCCTACGCTTTGCTGATTGGCGGCCACTACCTGGGCCCGCACGCCACGGACGGCGGTTTCAATTCGCTGGCTGAGGTGGCGGCGCTGTTTCGCAATCCGTGGGCGCTGCTGGCCGGCTGGGTGCACTACCTGTGCTTCGATCTGAGTGTTGGCATCTGGGAAAGCCTGGATGCGCGGCGGCGCGGGGTGCCACACCTGCTGCTGGTGCCGTGTCTGCTGCTCACGTTTCTGTTTGGGCCGGTGGGGCTGCTGCTCTACGCCGTGGTGCGACGCTTCTACGCGGCTCCCGCCCCTGCCGCGTCCACTTCCCTTTCTGCTTCTCTTTAA
- a CDS encoding AMP-binding protein translates to MDTAATSADLLLPDSLLLNGREFRYADIQQYPANSPQDLNGYEARVLDFVRQWLNGAQEFGLRTSGSTGKPQLVQMKRRQLEASARRTGDYFDLGPGDRLLVCLNCEFVGGLMMLVRGLERRMHLTIVEPHADPLALVPAGAEFDFTSFVPLQLRTVLDAGHAPRLNRMKGILVGGAAVERSLETDIRKLKVPVYVTYGMTETASHIALRRLNGPDVQTTYRMLPGIHVGQDARGCLTARADVTNDQLIITNDRITLSDDGHSFEWLGRADFVINSGGVKVQAEKVELVLEVALTELGLGRRAFVAGRPDPRLGEQVTAFLEGAALRPQQQQQLLALLSQRLDKYEVPRDMVYVPQFRTTASGKLDRLGTVRGLAPAPGVGGR, encoded by the coding sequence ATGGATACTGCCGCTACCTCCGCCGACCTGCTCCTGCCCGATTCCCTCCTGCTCAACGGCCGCGAGTTCCGCTACGCCGACATTCAGCAGTATCCGGCCAACTCGCCGCAGGACCTGAACGGCTACGAGGCCCGCGTGCTGGACTTTGTGCGGCAGTGGCTGAACGGGGCCCAGGAGTTTGGTTTGCGCACCTCGGGCTCCACGGGCAAGCCCCAGCTGGTGCAGATGAAGCGGCGGCAGCTGGAAGCCTCGGCCCGCCGCACCGGCGACTACTTCGACCTGGGCCCCGGCGACCGGCTGCTGGTGTGCCTGAACTGCGAGTTTGTGGGCGGCCTGATGATGCTGGTGCGCGGCCTGGAGCGGCGCATGCACCTGACCATCGTGGAGCCCCACGCCGACCCGCTGGCGCTGGTGCCGGCCGGCGCCGAGTTCGACTTCACCTCCTTTGTGCCCCTGCAGCTGCGCACCGTGCTCGATGCCGGCCACGCCCCGCGCCTCAACCGCATGAAGGGCATTCTGGTGGGCGGCGCGGCCGTGGAGCGCAGCCTCGAAACCGACATCCGCAAGCTGAAGGTGCCGGTGTACGTGACGTACGGCATGACCGAAACGGCTTCGCACATTGCCCTGCGCCGCCTCAACGGCCCCGATGTGCAGACCACCTACCGCATGCTGCCCGGCATCCACGTCGGGCAGGATGCGCGCGGCTGCCTCACCGCCCGCGCCGACGTCACCAACGACCAGCTCATCATCACCAACGACCGGATAACCCTCTCCGACGATGGCCACAGCTTTGAGTGGCTGGGTCGCGCCGACTTCGTGATAAACAGCGGCGGCGTGAAGGTGCAGGCCGAAAAGGTGGAGCTGGTGCTGGAAGTGGCCCTCACGGAGCTGGGGCTGGGCCGCCGCGCCTTCGTGGCCGGCCGCCCCGACCCGCGCCTGGGCGAGCAGGTGACGGCATTTCTGGAAGGCGCGGCCCTGCGCCCGCAGCAGCAGCAGCAGCTTCTGGCCCTGCTCAGCCAGCGCCTCGACAAGTACGAAGTACCCCGCGACATGGTGTATGTGCCGCAGTTCCGCACCACCGCCTCCGGCAAGCTGGATAGGCTGGGCACGGTGCGCGGCCTCGCGCCCGCGCCGGGCGTGGGCGGCCGGTAG
- a CDS encoding sensor histidine kinase — MLESAFAAPPKTAATPPPAARHFANLGQYYPHRKWAMMLGLMLAMSLVLSFTFCSECPLLSEDFLVTFGYNFCYTTGLWLANGFPSEWLNRRVDWTLHPFRRFLITLLLSVVMSLLVILLVTGGFLVFYHHRPLSSLTWRPFVIPLLITVVVSLFMHSRSFLMGWREAAIRVERVEKENAVARLDSLRRQVDPHFLFNSLNALTSLIEDHDPARATRFVRQLAQVYRYVLDSQEQEVVPLREEMRFVESYVYLQQTRLGEGLQVDISLPPAADLDALLVPPLAVQLLLENALKHNATSQRDPLRLSLTLDVAARQLVVRNALRYRRVPDGESTGLGLANLQARYQFLTSQPVLIEKTDTEFVVTLPLLELT, encoded by the coding sequence ATGCTGGAATCCGCTTTTGCCGCGCCGCCGAAAACAGCGGCCACCCCGCCGCCGGCAGCCAGGCACTTCGCCAACCTGGGGCAATACTACCCCCACCGCAAGTGGGCGATGATGCTGGGGCTGATGCTGGCCATGTCGCTGGTGCTGTCATTTACGTTCTGCTCTGAGTGCCCGCTGCTGAGCGAGGATTTTCTGGTCACGTTCGGCTACAACTTCTGCTACACCACCGGCCTGTGGCTGGCCAACGGCTTTCCCAGCGAGTGGCTGAACCGCCGCGTCGACTGGACGTTGCACCCGTTCCGCCGCTTCCTGATTACGCTGCTACTGTCGGTGGTGATGTCACTGCTCGTGATTCTGCTTGTGACCGGTGGCTTTCTGGTGTTCTACCACCACCGGCCGCTCAGCTCGCTTACCTGGCGGCCCTTCGTTATTCCGCTGCTGATTACGGTGGTGGTGTCGCTGTTTATGCACAGCCGCTCGTTTCTGATGGGCTGGCGCGAGGCCGCTATCCGGGTGGAGCGGGTGGAAAAGGAAAACGCCGTGGCCCGCCTCGATTCGTTGCGCCGGCAGGTGGACCCGCACTTTCTGTTCAACTCGCTGAACGCCCTCACCTCGCTCATCGAAGACCACGACCCGGCCCGCGCCACGCGCTTCGTGCGGCAGCTGGCCCAGGTATACCGTTACGTGCTCGACTCGCAGGAGCAGGAAGTGGTGCCGCTGCGCGAGGAAATGCGGTTCGTGGAATCCTACGTGTATCTGCAGCAAACCCGTCTCGGCGAGGGCCTGCAGGTGGACATCAGCCTGCCGCCTGCCGCCGACCTGGACGCGCTGCTGGTGCCGCCGCTAGCCGTCCAGCTGCTGCTCGAAAACGCTCTCAAACACAACGCCACTTCCCAGCGCGACCCGTTGCGCCTCAGCCTCACGCTGGACGTAGCGGCCCGGCAGCTGGTGGTGCGCAACGCCCTGCGCTACCGCCGCGTGCCCGACGGCGAATCGACGGGCCTGGGTTTGGCCAACCTGCAGGCCCGCTACCAGTTCCTGACCAGCCAGCCCGTGCTAATCGAGAAAACCGACACCGAATTTGTGGTGACGCTGCCGCTGCTGGAGCTGACGTAG
- a CDS encoding LytR/AlgR family response regulator transcription factor translates to MPTPLRALIIEDEPLAANRLIGLLNKQAQPVEVVGTAESVAEAEALLRTVQPAPDVLFLDIHLADGLSFELFERLEIRSPVVFTTAYDKYALRAFKVNSVDYLLKPIDADELTAALAKLHRQREAATPQLDAALLARVLQQTQPAKEYKTRFVVRVGEHLKAIPVEQIAYFASLEKVTLLHTREGRRFVVDYTLEQLEGLLDPLEFFRLNRAYLAHADAIHDIIHYTNSRLQTVLKPTPPDNDTVLVSREKVSTFKAWLDR, encoded by the coding sequence ATGCCAACACCCCTACGCGCCCTGATTATCGAAGACGAGCCGCTGGCGGCCAACCGCCTGATTGGGCTTCTCAACAAGCAAGCCCAGCCCGTAGAGGTGGTGGGCACGGCCGAGTCGGTGGCCGAGGCGGAGGCGCTGCTGCGCACCGTGCAGCCCGCGCCCGACGTGCTGTTTCTGGACATCCATCTGGCCGACGGGCTCAGCTTCGAGCTGTTTGAGCGGCTGGAAATCCGCAGCCCGGTGGTCTTCACCACCGCCTACGACAAGTACGCGCTGCGGGCCTTCAAAGTAAACAGCGTGGATTACCTGCTCAAACCCATCGACGCCGACGAGCTGACGGCTGCCCTGGCCAAGCTGCACCGCCAGCGCGAGGCCGCCACACCGCAGCTGGATGCGGCGCTGCTGGCGCGGGTGTTGCAGCAAACCCAGCCCGCCAAGGAGTACAAAACGCGCTTCGTGGTGCGGGTGGGCGAGCACCTCAAGGCCATTCCGGTGGAGCAGATTGCCTACTTCGCCAGCTTGGAAAAAGTGACGCTGCTGCATACCCGCGAAGGCCGCCGGTTCGTGGTCGACTACACGCTGGAGCAGCTCGAAGGCCTGCTCGATCCGCTGGAATTCTTCCGCCTCAACCGCGCCTACCTGGCCCACGCCGACGCCATCCATGACATCATCCACTACACCAACTCCCGCCTGCAAACCGTCCTCAAGCCCACCCCACCCGACAACGACACCGTGCTGGTAAGCCGCGAGAAAGTAAGCACGTTCAAGGCCTGGCTGGATCGGTAA